The following DNA comes from Hordeum vulgare subsp. vulgare chromosome 3H, MorexV3_pseudomolecules_assembly, whole genome shotgun sequence.
CATAGACAGGTTAAAAAAGTTGAAGCATTCAGAGACTAAAGCAAGCCAAGAGAATGCTCAGTTAACTTGCAGAATGAATTATTTGCAGAGGTTTCCTCCAGCTAATATATCCATGAACCAGTTTACAAATATCTTAATATTGAGCTATCCACTAAATATGTAAGCTTACCTTTGACATGGATGGATACTTCCACACCATTATTTGGTTTTGGGAGTACCCATGGGTACTCACAAGCTCATTCACATTCTTGCACCAGGCAAGGTTGCAAACCTGCAACAGAAAGCGGCGATAAGTATAACAGCACACATTTATTTAGAGCAACATACATCACAGACATATTTGGTCTTTGTCCAAAACTATATGGAACTTGCCTGGCTGCCTGTGTCAATTGAGTTGAGCATATTTCCATTAGCGGTGTTCCAGAACTTGATACACCTGTCAGCCGTCCCGCCTCCTGACGCCACCAGGCTGTGCTGGTGGGGTGACCATGCTATCGCTTTAACCGCGGCGGTATGTTGAGTCAGTCGCAGCACCGGCTGCTGCGACCGCTGGTTCCATACTAGAAGCTGGTTGTCATTTCCACCAGAGGCAAGCTCGCGGTCGTCGTGCGACCATTTCAACCCACAGACCTGCACAGATTAATCGTCAACtcatattcagaaagagcttacaAATCCCAGCATTACACGGCAGGATCCTTTCAAGGTGCGATGCAAGTGAGTTGATTATTCTGCAGGGATGTTATGCCTGTGGAAGAAATCTCACCTCTGATCTGTGGCCAGCAAATTTGCTGATGTAGTCAGTGGGGACACGGATGTCATGCTGCAATATGTTCTTGTCCCTGCTACCGGAGGACAATATGGTGGAGTTCCACGCTAGCACCCCCGCCCGCGTCTGGTGTCCTCCCATGTTCCTAATCCTCTTACAGCGAGAGCTATCCCAAATCTGTCAAAGTACATACACTTATACGTCATGTTCTTGGCACACAAGATTGCTCATATTTACTTCAGAGTATTTGCTGAAACTCTGAAGCTAACTCAGGTGGAAAACAGTTTGAAAGTGCGGACAGTTATATGTCATGTTCTTGACACACAAGATTGATTACATCTACTTCAGAGTGTTTGCTGAAACTCTTAAGCAAACTTGCTCAAGTCAAAAACAGTTTGAAAGTGCAGACAGATATATATCATGTTCTTGGCACAGAAGACTGATAATTTCTACTTCAAACAAACAAAGTACATACAGGATAACACTTGAGTAACTTTACTCAAGTGGAAAATAGTCTGAAAGTGCAGACAGAGATGCCACAAGTGAATCATATCAGCCTTTCATACTGATCTTAGATGTATATGTGACACAGTAAAACAAACAAACAGTTCTGTGATGTGATGTATACTAGAAATATACTTGaagcaaataaaaaaaataacttCCCAAATTTCTAATCTTGTGTGCTGTGAGGTTTTCTTCCAATGTGTATCAGTGATATCAATTTGCCCAAGTCGTGAACCAAACAGTTCAGAGTCCTACGACGTATATCGACTACATTGTCTAATCAGTTGAAGATTATACCTGGACGTCTCCAAGGCTGGTGCCGACGGCGAGGTAGGAGCCCTCGCGCGTCCAGTGCACGGCGCAGACGCTGTCCCTCGGCCCCAGATCGCACAGCTTGGTGACCTGGATGACGGTGCCATTAGCAATCTGAATTGTGCGTGATCCACAAGATGCAAGAAGAAGATGTAAAGAAAGAAAGAAACGCACCTTGCTGCTGGATGCGGACCAGAGGTAGACGCAGGTGCCGAGGCCGACGGCGAGCATGTTCTGGGAGGACCAGTCGACGAGGTTCAGGTAGAAGTCGTCCTGCAGGGACGGCGCGTCCAGCACCTGCACGCCGGCGACGAGCAAACATCAGTTAGTTCGGCCCTAGAAGAGAATTCGGTGCACGCGAGGTGTTTGTGGAATTGCGCGGGCGGGCGGATCAAACCTTGTGAGGCGTCTTGGGGACCTTGCGGGGCGCCTTCTTGGGGGTGGGGGAGCCGACGCCGGTGCAGTCGAGCTTCTCGGCGAAGGGGGAGGAGGGTGCCGAGGAGCGAGGGTCCGTCTTGAAGCGGAAGAGGTTGTTGGAGCCGGGGGACTCCTGCTTGTCGCCGCCCGGGGAGGAGTCGCCCCCGAAGAGCTCGGCGCGGAGAAGGCGCGAGTAGGCGCTGCTGTCGTCCCGGGAGCCCGAGCCCGGGGAGGGGCGGTCGGCGAGCGAGAAGTTGTGGAGGCGGGACGAGGAGCGGCAGGGGATGAAGCGGTCGCTGTAGGTGACCTTGGACGGCGACGGAGTCTTGGGGATCTCGAGcaggcgcgccgccgccgccgcggaggAGGCGGACGAGGCCGGGGAGGACGGGTCCAGGCGGAGcgaccccgccatccccgccggcACGTTCAGCCGCCCCGGCTTGGCCCCCGCCCCCGCGGACGCAccggacgccgccgccgccatggcgaCAGGACCGATCCGAGTCGTAGCCTCCGCCGCTCGACCCGGCCGACCAAGACGCCGGCTTTGGGTGGGTGgcgaccggcggcgaggtcggcggggtgggtgggtgggtgggtggcggcggcgagatcgatggcgatggggatggggatggggatcAGGGGATGGAACGAGGCAGTCTGCAACGGTAACCTGGGCTGGCCTTTTTCTATTGCGGGCGGCGAGCCGTGTCTGCGCCGGCGGGGCAGAGTAGCCGTTGCCGCTGACGCCGACACGCGGGGCCCGCCCTACGCTCCACCCTTCCGGATATGCTCGTCGCACACCGGATGCAATCTTTCCACATCAATTTTGGGGCGATCTTGTGTTCCTTCCAACACAAGATTTCATCCCCTAGCAATCTTTCCAGATCAAAAGGGCTAGGTTTTGACAAAATTTGTTGCCAAAAGAGCTTGGTTGTGGTGAAATTTGAAAATTGCCTACGGACGGACGGTGCGCGCGCAGGATTTTAGCGCAGTGACCCCGCTCCCGCCTCAACCTCCCCTTCCCGCGTCGTCGTGGGCTTTGGCGCGTCACCCGCTCTCCCGCCAACCGTCCATCCGCCTCACGCCGAGTGGTGGGATTTTTACGTGCCGCCCACGCTTCCGCCACCCCTCAGGCCCTACCGAACAATGGGATTTTAGAGTGACGTCCATGCTTCCGCCATCCGCTATCCATGCACGATCAAACAATATCGTACTCCTTTTAGTTGTAACGGTACTGATCGGACATTTCTTTTGTTGGTTATTTGAGTAGAGTTTTCAAAGTAACGTATGCATACTTGGAATATATTAATTCTTAACAGAAAACGATCAATTTACTCCCAGATGACCATATTTATCTTCACTATGCCCGACACAGTTGATATGCCCATATTCGTACGCCTGTTAATGATATCTTTAAGCGGAGACAAAAGTACACTTGTCCGCCCGAGCAGAGTAGCCGTTGTTGTTGaccctgacatgtgggtcccatcGTATGCTCCCCGCATGTAGATATGATCATCACACATAAGCTTCCACCAGATGCAATCTTTCCACATCAATCTTGTAGTGATCTTGTGATCCTTCTAATAGACGATTTGAATCCTCTAGTGATATTTCCAGATCAAAAGGGTTGGGTTTTGACAAAATCTATTACCAAAAGAGATCTAGATTTTGGTGGAATTTCAAAATTGCTACGTGAGACCATGCGCGCGGGATTATGGCGCTACGACCCATCTCCGTGCGGGATAATGGCACGGGTCGGTGACCTGGGTTGGCCTTTTTTCTATTGCAGACGGGGAGTTGTGTCTGCGCTGGCGGGGCAGAGTAGCCGTTGCCGTTAACGCTGACAAGCGGGGCTCGCCCTATGCTCCCCGGTGCGGAAATGCTCGTCACATGCAAGCTTCCACCGAATGCAATCTTTCAACATCAATTTCGGAGCGATCTTGTGTTCCTTCCAACACAAAATTTGGTCTTGTGGCAATCTTTCCAGATCAAAAGGGCTAGGTTTTGACAAAATATGTTGCCAAAAGGGATGGGTTGGGGCAAAATTTGAAAATTGCCTACAGGCTGACAATACGCGCGTGGGATTATGGCGTGACGACCCCTCTCCCTCCACAAACTCATTCCATTCCCTCTCACGGGCCACCACGGGGTCTTGGCACGTCACCCAGTCTCCTACCAACCCAACATCCGCCACACACCATCTCGTGGGATTTGGGTGTGCCGCTCACACTTTCGCCTCCCCTCCACCCGCATCGCATAGTGGGATTTCGGCACGACATCCATGCTTCCGCCACCCGCTATCCATGCATGACTAACAACATCAGACTCCTTTAGTTGTAATGGTACTGTCCGAATACTCTTTTGTTGGTAGTTTGAGTAGAGTTTCCAAAATAACGGTGTCCGCGCACCTAGAACATATTGTTTCTTCACAGAAACTGACAAATTTACTCTGAGATGACAAGATTTGTCTTCCTCATGCCCGACACAACCAATATGCCCGTACTCATACACCAGTTAATGATATATCTAGGCGGAGACAAAAGTACACTTGTCAGTGGAGCAAAATAGGCATTGTTGCTGCTGATAACACATGGGTCCCACCCTGTCCTCTCCACATGTGGATATAATCGTAACACACAAGCTTCCACCAGATGCAATATTTCCACATCAGTCTTATAGTGATCTTGTGATCCTTCTAACACACTATTTGATTCCAGTGATCTTTCCATATAAAATATGGATAGGTTTTGACAAAATATGTTACCAAAAGAAATCTAGGTTGTCGTGAAATTTAAAAATGGCTACGGCCGGATGGTGTGTGCTCGGGATTATGGCGCGATGACCCATCTCCCACCACAAATTCCCTTCACTCCCTCCTTGCGCCATTGTGAGGTTTTGGTGTGCCACCCACTCCCCAGCCAACCCTCCATATGCCTCACAATGTGTTGTGGGATTTGGGCGTGCCGCACACGCTTCCAAGGACCCCTCCACCCGTTACATGGTTTTTTTTGGCGTGATGTTGATGCCTCCACCACTCCCTATCCATGTGCGATCTAACAACATTGGACTCCTTCGAGTTGTAAAGATACCGGCCGGCCATTCGTTATGTTGGTTGTTTGAGTAGACTTTCCCAGAATAATGATATCAGCGCACATGGTATATATTAGTTCTTCACAAAAATGACAAATTTACTCACGAATGTTCTAATTTGTCTTTGCCATGCCCGACACAATTGATATGCCCATATTCGTACACCAGTTTATGATATCCCTAAGCAAAGACAAAAGTACACCTCTCGGTAGAGCAGAGTGGCCATTGCCGCTGACGCTGACACTGACACATGTGGCCTACCCTACGCTTTCTGCGTGTGGATATGGTTATCATACACAAGCTTCCACTAGATGCAACTTTTCCACATGAACCATGTAGTGATCTTGTGATCCTTTTGACACACGATTTGATCGTCTAGTGATCTTTCTAGATCAAAAGGGTTGGGTGTTGACAAAAAAAATCCATAAGAGAGCAAGGTTATGGTGAAATTTGAAAATAGCTACGGTCAAATGGTGCACACTGGATTATTGCACGATGGCCCCTCACCCACCAAAACCTCCCACGCACCTCTCTCACGGTGTTGTGGGGTTTTGGCACGCGACCCACTATCTCGCCAACCCTCCATCCACCTTACACCATGATGTGGATTTTTGCATGAAGCCCACGCTACCGCTACCCTCCACCCACATCGCACAGTGGGATTTTGGTGTGACAGGCATGCTTCCGCAACCCCTATCCCTGCATGATGTAAGGACATCAGACTCCTTTCACTACAAGGAATTTTTTCAATCATGACACCGCATTTTGATCAATTAATGGTCATTGTTATTGTTTTATGACCAAATTTagaaggtcaacagttggccgtcaagaatgaagaaaTATGATCTTTTTGATATTTTGGTTGTAAGATCTACGACCAAAATGTTTTGCTCATTAAATCCATGACCAACACTTTGGTCAAGGGTTGTGTGCCTAAACCATGTACGATCTTACATGGTAGGACGATGTGTCATAGGTGAACCACGTAGGATCTAACATGGCATGCTGACACGGCACATGTTTTTATAGGGGTCTGACGTGGCACATGAGGTGACATGGACTCCATATAGGATTTTACATGGCATGGGCCTAGCCTAATTGTTTGGCCTATTAATTTATAAGGCCATAATCACTTCAGCCCAATCATTTCgttcaattttttttgtttcaaatAGTCTAATTGCTTTAGGTCTAGGCCTTATTTCACAAGGTTCAGGTcgataaaaatatatttataataTAGGCCCATCAACTAATGAAATACCAGCTAAAATTAAATACTTACATATGAAATATATCTTTTATTTCAGCAACATGTTGTACACAGAATATACATCATCCCTTAACCGCGGGCTTGATGACTCTAGTCTCAACACAACCAACATGCACAGTTCCAATGCCACATATCTTGTACGTCCTCAAGGTTAGGAACCTCTTGTGCTCATTGATCTTGTTAAGCGCCTCTCAACCAGAGAATGATGGGAACCATGTCAGGGTTGTAACCAATCTTCTTCATGCATGAAGAGACTTCTTGGACAATTACTACATCATAATGTGTCTTTCAGTATTGGGAGTGGTGGAGTCCATCTACGCCATAATAACATATCCATTAGAACACCTCAAATGTTCAAACCATTGCAACCAATAGGATATTGGACAAAAACAGAGTTCATCTGTGTAAGTTCAGATTGAGGCAAGAAAAACATACTCGGATGAAACTGTAACTACAGGGTTTGTAAAACAGTAGTGAAAGTGGATTGCATTGTCTATTACAGTAAGATGAAACATAAGAGCAATTACAATGTCGACACTAAACATGCAACAACACGGTGTTTGAAGAATAAAAGGCAAGACCTTAATTAAGATCATGGACTATGTATGTCCATGCCTAAACATACCAAAACTCAGCCATTTAAAGAATATAAAAATAAACATAACTAGCAGAAATGCATCTCCTTGCAAATTCAGATAACAAGTTCAGGAAATATATGTATTTGCAAAAATAGTAACACAGACACATGTTCCATATAGCAGCTAAAGCACATCATTCAAAAGCTCCTTGGATCAAATAACCAGGAAGCAACATACACACAACAATTAAATCATACCTTGTTGCAATAGCAGATCATCTGCTTGATGTTCGGTTGTAAGTTGTAATGGTACCGGTTGGACATTCCTTATGTTGGTTGTTTTGGTGGAGTTTCTAAAAATAATGGTGGCACAAAAATAATGGTGGCACAGACGGGCTAAGATTTCTTATTTTAGTGGACCAAGATGCCAGCTTAGGGTAGGGTGTGTCCGGCGGTGGGGATGGCGGGGTGAGTGGGAGGGTGGCAACGGCGAGATCGATGGCGATGGGGATGAGGGGATGAGATGAGGCTACAATGGTAACGTGAGCTGGCCTTTTTCTAGTGCGGGTGGCGACTTGTGTCGGCACCAGTGGAGCAGAGTGGCTATTTCCACTGACGCCGACACGCGGGGCCAACCATTCGCTCCCCCTTTAGCATATGCTCGTCACACAGAAGCTTCCACTGGATGCAATCTTTCCACATAAATCTTGGAGCGGTCTTGTGTTCCTTCCAACGAAATATTTGATGTTGTAGAAATCTTTCCAAATTCAAAGGGTTAGGTTTTGACAAAATATGTTGCCAAAAGAGTTACGTTTTGACGAAATTTGAAAATTGCCTATGGGTAGGCGGTGCGCGTGGGGGATTATGGCAGGACGACACTCTCTCGCCACAACCTCCCCCTCCTGCGCCACCATAGGGTTTTTGCGCGCCACCCATTCTCATGCGAACCCTTCATCCGCCTCACACGGTGTCATGGGATTTTGGCACGACGCCTATGCTTCCGCCGCCCCTCCACCATCACCGCATAGTAGGAATTTGGCGCGATGCTCATGGTTCGACCACCCACTAAAGTTGCACGATCTAACGACATCGGAGTCCTTCGAGTTGTAACGGTAGCGACCGGATATTCACTATGTTGGTTGTTTGAGTAGAGTTTCCAAAataaccatatcaacacacactgAACATATTAATTCTTCGTAGAAAATGACAAATTTACTCCTAGGTGATCACATTTGTGTTACCATAATCATACACAAGTTAGTGATATCTTTAAGCGGAGACAAAAGTATATTTGTCGACGGAGCAGAGTAGTCCTTGCCGCTGACGCTGACACACGGGGCCCACACTACGTGCCGCTTGTGTGGATATGATCGCCACACACAAGCTTCCCATGAGATGCAATATTTCCACATTAATCTTGTAGTGATCATGTGATCCTTCCAACACACGATTTGATCCTCTAGTGATCTTTCCTCAAAAGGGTTAGGTTTTGACGGAACTTGTCACTAAAGTAGCTAGGTTCTGGTAAAATTTGAAAATGGCTACAGCTGGACGGTGCGCGCGATATTATGGCACCATGGATCCTCTCCCGCGACAAACTCCCCGACCCCTCTCTCACATTGTTGTGTTGTTTTGGGGCGCCACCCACTTTCCCGCCTACCCCCATATCTACCTCACACACCGCATCGTGGGATTTTGGCACAACGCCCACGAttccgccacccctccacccgcACCGCACAATGGGATTCGGCACGATGTGCATGCTTCCACCATCACCTTTCCCTGCACGATATAACGGGATTGGACTCCTATGAATTGTAAATGTACAGATTGAACATTCATTATCTTTGTTGTTTGAGTAGATTTTCCAAAATAACGGTATCGACGCACATGAAATATCATAattcttcacaaaaacaacaaatTTACTCCGAGATGACAAGATTGGTCTTCGCCATGCCCGACACTATCGATATGCCCATATTCATACACCAGTTAATGATATCTCTAAGTGGAGACAAAAGTACGCTTGTGAGTGGAGCAGAGTagtcgttgtcgttgatgttgaaaTGTAGGACCAACCCTACACTCCACGTGTGTGGGTATGATCGCCCCACATAAGCATCCATGAGATGCAATCTTTCCACATCAATCTTGTACTGTCCTTGTGCTCCTTCCAACACACGATTTGATCCTCTAGTGATCTTTCTAGATCAAAAGTACTAGGTTTTGTCAAAATTTATGACAAAACGAGATCTAGGTTGTGGTCAAAATCTAAAATACCTACGGTCGGACGGTATCCAGGACGACCTCTCCCGCGCAAACCTCCCACACACCCTTCTCACGCTGTCATGGGGGTTTTGGCGTGCCACCCACTCCCCCGCCAACCCTCGATCCAGCTCACATTGTGTCTTGGAAATTTGGCATGACGCCCATGTTTTCGCCACCCATCCACCCACACCGCACAATGGAATTTTGGTGTGACACCCATGCTTCCGCAACCCCCTATCCCGTGTGATCTGACGACATGGGACTCCTTTGAGTTGTAGTAGTACCAAGTGAGCAAACCTTATGTTGGTTGTTTTAGTGGAGTTTCCAAAATAAAAGTATCGGCGCACATGGACTATATTCATTCTTGACGGAAAATGACAAAATTTACTCCCAAACGTCCTGATTTTTGTTCGCCATGCCAAACACAATCGATTTGCTCATATTTGTACATAGGTTAATGATATCTATGAGCATAGATAAAAAGTAAACTTGACGGCGTTGCAAAGTAGTTGTTGCAGCTGATGCTGACATGTGGGCCCCCATGTGGATCATCACACAGGCCTGGACAACATGTATAGCTTGTGCGTTCCTTCGAGCCCAAGCTTTGACGTGATTGCAATTTTTCCACAACAAACAACACAAGATTTGATCCTGGAGTGATCTTCCCAGATCAAAAGGTTTACGTTTTGACAAAATTGGTTATCAAAAGATCTAGGTTGTGATGAAATTTCAAAAGGGCTACggtgagtgttggggaacgtcgcatgggaaacaaaaattttcctacgcgcacgaagacctatcatggtgatgtccatctacgagaggggatgagtgatctacgtacccttgtagatcgtacagcagaagcgattagagatcgcggttgatgtagtggaacgtcctcacgtccctcgatccgccccgcgaacaatcccgcgatcagtcccacgatctagtaccgaacggacggcacttccgcgttcagcacacgtacagctcgacgatgatctcggccttcttgatccagcaagagagacggagaggtagaagagttctccggcagcgtgacggcgctccggaggttggtgatgatcttgtctcagcagggctccgcccgagctccgcagaaacacgatctagaggaaaaactatggaggtatgtggtcgggcagccgtgagaaagtcgtctcaaatctgccctaaaagccccatatatataggaggagggagggggaccttgccttggggtccaagggaaccccaaggggtcggccgagccaggggggaggactctccccccccaaaccgagtcctacttggtttggtgggagggagtccttcccccttcccacttcttccccttttttttccttcctttgattttttttcttccttggcgcataggatttggtgggctgtcccaccagcccactaagggctggtgtgacccccacaaatacctatgggcttccccggagtgggttgcccccttccggtgaactcccggaacccattcgtcattcccggtacattcccggtaactccgaaaaaccttccggtaatcaaatgaggtcatcctatatatcaatctttgtttccggaccattccggaaaccctcgtgacgtccgtgatctcatccgggactccgaacaacattcggtaaccaaccatataactcaaatacgcataaaacaacgtcgaaccttaagtgtgcagaccctgcgggttcgagaactatgtagacatgacccgagagactcctcggtcaatatccaacagcgggacctggatgcccatattggatcctacatattctacgaagatcttatcgtttgaacctcagtgccaaggattcgtataatcccgtatgtcattccctttgtccttcggtatgttacttgcccgagattcgatcgtcagtatccgtatacctatttcaacctcgtttaccggtaagtctctttactcgttccgtaatacaagatcccgcaacttacactaagttacattgcttgcaaggcttgtgtgtgatgttgtattaccgagtgggccccgagatacctctccgtcacacggagtgacaaatcccagtctcgatccatactaactcaactaccaccctcggagatacctgtagagcatctttatagtcacccagttacgttgcgacgtttgatacacacaaagcattcctccggtgtcagtgagttatatgatctcatggtcataggaataaatacttgacacgcagaaaacagtagcaacaaaatgacacgatcaacatgctacgtctattagtttgggtctagtccatcacgtgattctcccaatgacgtgatccggttatcaagtaacaacaccttgttcataatcagaagacactgactatcatcgatcaactggctagccaactagaggcatgctagggacggtgttttgtctatgtatccacacatgtaaatgagtcttcattcaatacaattatagcatggataataaactattatcttgatacaggaattataataataactatacatttattattgcctctagggcataattccaacagtctcccacttgcactagagtcaataatctagccctcacatcaccatgtgaattacattgtaataaatctaacacccatacagttctggtgtcgatcatgttttggccgtggaagaggcttagtcagcgggtctgctacattcagatccgtgtgcactttgcatatatttacgtcctcctcctcgacgtagtcgcggatgaggttgaagcgtcatttgatgtgtctggttttcttgtgaaaccttggttcctttgctaaggcaatggcaccagtgttatcacagaacaaggttattggatccagtgcacttggcaccactccaagatccgtcatgaactgcttcatccagacaccctccttagccgcctccgaggcagccatgtactctgcttcacatgtagaatctgctacgacgctttgcttggaactgcaccagcttactgcacccccattaagaataaatacgtatccggtttgcgacttagagtcgtccggatctgtgtcagagcttgcatcgacgtaaccttttacggcgagctcttcgtcacctccatacacgagaaacatctccttagtccttttcaggtactttaggatattcttgaccgctgtccagtgatccactcctggattactctggaacctgcctgccatacttatggccaggctaacatccggtctagtgcacagcattgcatacatgatagagcctatggctgaagcataggggacggagcgcatatgctctctatcttcatcagttgctgggcactgagtcttactcaatctcgtaccttgtaacactggcaagaaccctttcttggactgttccattttgaacctcttcaaaactttatcaaggtatgtgctttgtgaaagtcctatcaggcgttttgatctatccctatagatcttaatgcctagaatgtaagcagcttctcctaggtccttcatagagaaacttttattcaagtaaccttttatgctctccaaaagctctacgttgtttccaatcagtaatatgtcctccacatataatattagaaacgccacagagctcccactcactttcttgtaaatacaagattctccaaccacttgtataaacccaaatgctttgatcacctcatcaaagcgtttgttccaactccgagatgcttgcaccagtccataaatggatcgctggagcttgcacaccttgtcagcatttttaggatcgacaaaaccttcgggttgcatcatatacaactcttccttaaggaaaccgttaaggaacgccgttttgacatccatctgccaaatttcataatcgaaaaatgcagctattgctaacatgattctgacggacttaagcatcgctacgggagagaaagtctcatcgtagtcaattcccggaacttgtgaaaaaccctttgccacaagtcgagctttatagacggtcacattaccgtcagcgtccgtcttcttcttaaagatccatttgttctgaatagccttgcggccctcaggcagtatctccaaagtccatactttgttctcatacatggatcctatctcggatttcatggctt
Coding sequences within:
- the LOC123441165 gene encoding protein FIZZY-RELATED 3 translates to MAAAASGASAGAGAKPGRLNVPAGMAGSLRLDPSSPASSASSAAAAARLLEIPKTPSPSKVTYSDRFIPCRSSSRLHNFSLADRPSPGSGSRDDSSAYSRLLRAELFGGDSSPGGDKQESPGSNNLFRFKTDPRSSAPSSPFAEKLDCTGVGSPTPKKAPRKVPKTPHKVLDAPSLQDDFYLNLVDWSSQNMLAVGLGTCVYLWSASSSKVTKLCDLGPRDSVCAVHWTREGSYLAVGTSLGDVQIWDSSRCKRIRNMGGHQTRAGVLAWNSTILSSGSRDKNILQHDIRVPTDYISKFAGHRSEVCGLKWSHDDRELASGGNDNQLLVWNQRSQQPVLRLTQHTAAVKAIAWSPHQHSLVASGGGTADRCIKFWNTANGNMLNSIDTGSQVCNLAWCKNVNELVSTHGYSQNQIMVWKYPSMSKVATLTGHTLRVLYLATSPDGQTIVTGAGDETLRFWNIFPSMKAQAPARDAGLFSFSRSHIR